A genomic window from Paucibacter sp. KCTC 42545 includes:
- a CDS encoding TetR/AcrR family transcriptional regulator: MTVPTKSTATAKAAAPVAPAAKSARTVRTLHKGQHTRAVILEAALGLASHMGLEGLSIGALADVTKMSKSGVFAHFGSREELQIAVVTEYHAKFEEEVFFAAIREPRGLPRLRALYERWVRRVSLELDSGCIYISGAVEFDDRIGPVRDALVSMVRDWHAALHKAIVLAQKAGHLHADADVEQILFELHGLILSLHHDARFLRNPGALARAGMGFERAVQSYATPAGLAADALAKQHAAAAATKKPRR, from the coding sequence ATGACCGTGCCCACCAAGTCAACTGCCACCGCCAAAGCTGCCGCGCCCGTCGCCCCTGCGGCCAAGTCGGCACGCACGGTGCGCACCCTGCACAAAGGCCAGCACACCCGCGCCGTGATTCTGGAAGCGGCTTTGGGCTTGGCCTCGCACATGGGCTTGGAGGGTTTGTCGATCGGCGCCCTGGCCGATGTGACCAAGATGAGCAAGTCGGGCGTGTTCGCCCATTTCGGCTCGCGCGAGGAATTGCAGATTGCGGTGGTGACCGAGTACCACGCCAAGTTCGAGGAAGAAGTCTTCTTCGCCGCGATTCGCGAGCCGCGCGGCCTGCCGCGCCTGCGCGCCCTGTACGAGCGCTGGGTGCGCCGCGTCTCGCTGGAGCTGGACTCAGGCTGCATCTATATCAGCGGCGCAGTGGAGTTTGATGACCGCATCGGCCCGGTGCGTGATGCCCTGGTCAGCATGGTGCGTGACTGGCACGCCGCCCTGCACAAAGCCATTGTGCTGGCCCAAAAGGCCGGTCATCTGCACGCCGATGCCGATGTGGAACAGATTTTGTTCGAGTTGCACGGGCTGATTTTGTCCTTGCATCACGACGCGCGCTTCTTGCGCAACCCCGGAGCCCTGGCCCGTGCCGGCATGGGTTTCGAGCGGGCCGTGCAGTCCTACGCCACGCCCGCTGGGCTGGCTGCGGACGCGCTGGCCAAGCAACACGCAGCCGCAGCGGCAACTAAAAAGCCGCGGCGCTGA